CGTAGTCTTCATCCGTGAGATCCCACACAAACTGAACCTGGGTCTTAGGTATTACAAGCGTGTGACCAGGGTTAATAGGATGGATATCTAAGAATGCAAAAGTCTTCTCGTCTTCATAGATTCTGTGCGAAGGAATTTCTCCTTTGACTATTCTGGTAAAAATTGAGTCTTCCATATCTCTAGTATACGACAGGCGTATTTTTCATTCTCTCCTCTGCTACATCTGGTATAATCGTATTGTCTGGAGAGATGCAAGAGTGGTTGAATTGGCCGCTCTCGAAAAGCGGTGAGCCGGCAACGGTTCCGAGGGTTCGAATCCCTCTCTCTCCGCCAGGAGGAATTATTATGACCGAACAAAAACAACATACCATCAGTACTGCTCAACCATCACAAGAAAGTGGTCTAGCCATTGCTTCGCTCGTCCTCGGAATTGTCTCTATGACAGGCCCAGGTTTGCTACTGGGCATACCGGCCATTATCACTGGCGCTCTTGCGCTCAAGCGAAAGCTAGCAGGACGCGGACTCGCGATCGCCGGCCTCGTTACTGGCATTATCAGCACCGTCCTCTCCCTTCTCTTTATCGCCTTCGTCGTGTTTATTATGATTTGGGGTATGATGCGTCCACAAGATTTTGCTGAACCACAA
This portion of the Candidatus Chromulinivoraceae bacterium genome encodes:
- a CDS encoding DUF4190 domain-containing protein yields the protein MTEQKQHTISTAQPSQESGLAIASLVLGIVSMTGPGLLLGIPAIITGALALKRKLAGRGLAIAGLVTGIISTVLSLLFIAFVVFIMIWGMMRPQDFAEPQTPSQLRDSSNQQDTQPFDSSRT